Proteins from one Synechococcales cyanobacterium CNB genomic window:
- a CDS encoding RNA polymerase sigma factor has translation MLAWRISRPDGSRTRRPCQDVSRDESVTDHLAARLWGARLSAVRFPRGSTMEPHADCVGLADHDVELVAALRAGDDAAVERFVREYGASLIGLCRSLTGSEHEAQDAVQDALIRALRSLDTLERPESFSGWVKRIAANAAIQRVRDRCRRRERPIESMLPTYHQDGHRDVTGPRWDASGVSSLEREEVRRKVREAMEQLPDAYRTVLMLRDLAGFNTEQAADALGISQGLVKVRLHRARQALRELLEEEFGS, from the coding sequence ATGCTGGCATGGCGAATCTCACGGCCTGACGGGAGCCGAACCCGTCGACCGTGTCAAGACGTTTCCCGAGACGAGTCGGTTACCGATCACTTGGCGGCGCGTCTCTGGGGTGCAAGACTGAGCGCGGTTCGATTTCCCAGGGGCAGCACGATGGAACCGCATGCCGACTGCGTCGGTCTGGCCGATCACGATGTCGAACTGGTCGCCGCGCTGCGAGCGGGCGACGACGCTGCCGTCGAACGCTTCGTCCGTGAGTACGGGGCGTCGCTCATCGGGCTGTGCCGCTCGCTGACCGGCTCGGAGCACGAGGCGCAGGACGCGGTGCAGGACGCGCTGATTCGTGCGCTGCGCTCGCTTGACACGCTTGAACGTCCCGAGTCCTTCTCCGGCTGGGTGAAACGAATCGCCGCCAACGCGGCCATCCAGCGCGTCCGCGACCGCTGCCGACGGCGCGAGAGGCCGATCGAGTCGATGCTGCCCACATACCACCAGGACGGGCACCGCGATGTAACCGGACCACGGTGGGACGCGTCCGGGGTGTCGAGTCTCGAACGGGAGGAGGTCCGCCGGAAGGTCCGCGAAGCGATGGAGCAGTTACCCGACGCCTACCGGACGGTCCTCATGCTCCGCGATCTCGCGGGCTTCAACACGGAACAGGCGGCGGACGCCCTCGGAATCAGTCAAGGACTTGTCAAGGTCCGCCTGCACCGCGCACGGCAGGCCCTCCGTGAGTTGCTCGAAGAGGAGTTCGGATCGTGA
- a CDS encoding aquaporin family protein: MGTTPRLRERWPLWVIDGFLLGLFMFAVAVFVGLIESPASSLHALLPSPLVRRGLVGAGMGLTAIALIYSPLGERSGAHMNPAVTLGFLRLGRIRPLDACGYVVCQFAGGVAGATIGGVVAGPLFTDEPVRYAPTVPGVWGVPAAFAAEVAMTFILMSTVLYASNTRRLARWTGVFAGVLLFTFITVESPVSGMSLNPARTLASAVPAGVHDALWMYFAAPTLGVLAAAEVFRNLRVLPRVHCCKLNHCGPGVCPHCGCDGPIHFEAHTDDPR, encoded by the coding sequence TTGGGCACGACGCCTCGCCTGCGCGAGCGATGGCCGCTGTGGGTCATCGACGGGTTCCTCCTCGGGCTGTTCATGTTTGCCGTTGCGGTCTTCGTGGGGCTGATCGAGTCTCCCGCGTCTTCACTGCACGCGCTGTTGCCGTCGCCGCTCGTCCGGCGCGGGCTGGTCGGTGCGGGGATGGGGCTCACTGCGATTGCGTTGATTTACTCGCCGCTAGGCGAGCGCTCGGGCGCGCACATGAACCCCGCGGTCACGCTCGGGTTTCTCCGGCTGGGTCGCATCCGTCCGCTCGACGCCTGCGGCTACGTGGTCTGCCAGTTCGCGGGGGGGGTGGCCGGGGCGACGATCGGCGGCGTCGTTGCGGGTCCGCTCTTCACCGACGAGCCTGTCAGGTACGCGCCGACCGTGCCGGGCGTCTGGGGAGTTCCGGCGGCGTTCGCGGCCGAGGTTGCCATGACGTTCATCCTCATGAGCACGGTCCTCTACGCCTCGAACACGCGGCGGCTGGCGCGTTGGACGGGCGTGTTCGCGGGGGTGCTGCTCTTCACGTTCATCACGGTCGAGTCGCCGGTTTCCGGCATGAGCCTCAACCCTGCGAGAACGCTGGCGTCGGCGGTTCCGGCCGGTGTGCACGATGCCCTGTGGATGTACTTCGCGGCGCCGACGCTTGGCGTGCTCGCCGCCGCGGAGGTGTTCCGTAACCTGCGAGTTCTGCCGCGCGTCCATTGCTGCAAGCTGAACCACTGCGGCCCGGGCGTGTGCCCGCACTGCGGTTGCGACGGACCCATTCACTTCGAGGCCCACACGGACGACCCACGATGA
- a CDS encoding glycogen debranching protein — MHRRFDSTFEWLEADGRGGYAMGSATGIRTRRYHSLLTVALAPPTGRVHLVRGVEAFLETPDGRWALTSQAYPGVAAHPDGASWLASFEHDPWPCWQWRLPNGLIVEHEVVVVHEQDTTLLTWRCPAAPPGSRLVVRPLLCVASLHESHRENGYLGFSPSVVGPATLRWDLYFGSPSLFIASNGRYRHDPAWYRQFFYAEEAARGLDATEDLASPGEFELAVDGGREGVVVLSAHVPACEPSATGSGVELCMRGLRTTEANRRSRFASPLHRAADAYIVQRGEGRTIVAGYPWFEDWGRDTFISMRGLCLATGRLREAGEMLTEWAGAVSEGMLPNRFPDGGGTPEYNSVDASLWYVVAAGEFLSRINGKRKRYREIEAAIEAILSGYARGTRFGIRADTDGLLAAGEPGVQLTWMDAKVGDWVVTPRIGKPVEVQALWINALSVGTLFNPDWTPLMDRAVESFPRRFWNPDTRSLFDVVDCDHQFGRCDASIRPNQILAVGGLPVALLDGDKARAVVERVERDLLTPLGLRTLAPGSSAYRTRYEGGPFERDGAYHQGTVWPWLCGPFVEAWLRVFGASPETIEEARRRFIEPLRVHLDEGGLGHVSEILDAEPPRLPRGCPFQAWSVGELIRAETLLDEKARANRRPAEQAPDALHALA, encoded by the coding sequence ATGCACCGCAGGTTCGACAGCACGTTCGAGTGGCTCGAAGCCGACGGTCGGGGCGGGTACGCGATGGGCTCGGCGACCGGCATCCGGACTCGCCGCTACCACTCGCTTCTCACCGTTGCCCTCGCGCCGCCGACCGGGCGAGTTCATCTCGTCAGGGGTGTCGAGGCGTTTCTGGAGACGCCCGATGGTCGGTGGGCGCTGACCTCGCAGGCGTATCCTGGCGTCGCCGCACACCCCGACGGCGCGTCCTGGCTTGCATCTTTCGAGCATGATCCGTGGCCGTGCTGGCAGTGGCGCCTGCCGAACGGCCTGATCGTCGAGCACGAGGTCGTCGTTGTGCATGAGCAGGATACGACACTGCTCACCTGGCGTTGCCCCGCCGCACCACCGGGATCGCGGCTTGTGGTGAGGCCGCTGCTGTGCGTCGCCTCGTTGCACGAGAGCCATCGCGAGAACGGGTATCTCGGCTTTTCGCCCAGCGTTGTCGGACCCGCCACGCTGCGCTGGGATCTCTACTTCGGCTCGCCGTCCCTCTTCATTGCTTCAAACGGACGTTACAGACACGATCCTGCCTGGTATCGGCAGTTTTTCTACGCCGAGGAGGCTGCCCGAGGTCTCGACGCCACCGAGGACCTTGCCTCGCCGGGCGAGTTCGAGCTTGCCGTCGATGGCGGTCGCGAGGGGGTCGTTGTACTCTCGGCGCATGTTCCCGCCTGCGAACCGTCAGCGACCGGGTCGGGCGTCGAGTTGTGCATGCGCGGGCTGCGCACCACGGAGGCCAACCGCCGTTCCCGATTTGCGTCGCCGCTGCACCGCGCGGCCGACGCGTACATCGTGCAGCGCGGCGAGGGCAGGACGATCGTGGCGGGCTACCCGTGGTTCGAGGACTGGGGGCGTGACACGTTCATCTCCATGCGCGGGCTTTGTCTTGCGACCGGTCGGCTCCGCGAAGCCGGCGAGATGCTCACCGAGTGGGCAGGCGCGGTGAGCGAGGGCATGCTTCCGAATCGCTTCCCGGACGGGGGCGGGACACCGGAGTACAACAGCGTGGACGCGTCGCTCTGGTATGTCGTCGCGGCGGGCGAGTTCCTGTCGAGAATCAACGGGAAGCGGAAGCGCTACCGCGAGATCGAGGCCGCGATCGAAGCGATCCTGTCCGGCTACGCGCGGGGGACGCGCTTCGGCATCCGTGCGGACACCGACGGCCTCCTGGCGGCGGGGGAGCCGGGCGTGCAACTCACCTGGATGGACGCGAAAGTCGGTGACTGGGTCGTGACGCCGCGCATCGGCAAACCCGTCGAGGTCCAGGCGCTGTGGATCAATGCGCTCTCGGTCGGTACGTTGTTCAACCCTGACTGGACGCCGCTGATGGATCGTGCCGTCGAGTCCTTCCCCCGGCGCTTCTGGAACCCCGACACCCGCAGCCTGTTCGATGTCGTCGACTGCGACCACCAGTTCGGTCGGTGCGACGCGTCGATCCGTCCGAACCAGATTCTCGCCGTCGGCGGCCTGCCTGTCGCGCTTCTGGACGGCGACAAGGCGCGGGCGGTCGTCGAGCGCGTCGAGCGCGATCTGCTGACGCCGCTCGGATTGCGGACACTTGCTCCCGGGTCGAGCGCCTACCGCACGCGCTACGAGGGCGGTCCGTTCGAGCGCGACGGGGCGTACCACCAGGGGACGGTCTGGCCGTGGCTGTGCGGTCCCTTCGTCGAGGCGTGGCTGCGAGTCTTCGGCGCATCCCCTGAGACGATTGAGGAAGCACGGCGCAGGTTCATCGAACCGCTCCGCGTGCACCTTGACGAAGGCGGCCTGGGGCACGTGAGCGAGATTCTCGACGCCGAGCCGCCGCGCCTGCCGCGCGGATGCCCGTTCCAGGCATGGTCGGTGGGCGAACTGATCCGGGCTGAGACGCTCCTTGACGAGAAGGCCCGTGCCAACCGGCGGCCTGCCGAGCAGGCGCCTGATGCGCTTCACGCGTTGGCGTGA
- a CDS encoding anti-sigma factor, with product MVSDLTCRELIDFLDDFVENELPADRRAVFEAHLAICPDCRAYLDSYRASIGLVGELRQRSPESRPPADVPQSLLHAVKQAMRKQGN from the coding sequence ATCGTGAGCGACCTGACCTGCCGGGAACTGATCGACTTCCTCGACGATTTCGTCGAGAACGAGCTGCCGGCCGACCGGCGGGCGGTCTTCGAAGCGCACCTCGCCATCTGCCCCGATTGCCGTGCCTATCTCGATTCCTACCGCGCGTCGATCGGACTGGTCGGCGAGCTGCGGCAGCGATCGCCCGAGTCTCGCCCGCCCGCCGACGTTCCCCAGTCGCTCCTGCACGCGGTCAAGCAGGCGATGCGCAAACAGGGCAACTGA
- a CDS encoding heme-binding protein produces MPLRPTLTLDAARAALEGALSEARRLDAGGAIAVVDDGGHLVLLARIDGTFPASSEVAARKARTAATFRRPTRDFENAVRNGRHTLLAVDAMTPLEGGVPIVVAGQVVGAVGVSGAHSSEEDVLIAEAGASAVEN; encoded by the coding sequence CTGCCGCTTCGTCCGACGCTCACGCTCGATGCCGCACGGGCGGCGCTCGAGGGTGCACTGTCCGAAGCGCGGCGTCTCGACGCAGGGGGAGCGATCGCCGTGGTTGATGACGGCGGTCATCTCGTCCTCCTCGCGCGCATCGACGGTACATTCCCTGCGTCGTCGGAGGTGGCCGCGCGCAAAGCGCGCACCGCCGCGACGTTCCGTCGGCCCACGCGCGACTTCGAGAACGCGGTGCGCAACGGCAGGCACACGCTCCTCGCTGTGGACGCGATGACACCGCTCGAAGGCGGCGTGCCGATCGTCGTCGCCGGGCAGGTCGTCGGCGCGGTCGGCGTGAGCGGCGCGCACAGCAGCGAGGAGGACGTGCTGATCGCCGAGGCGGGGGCGTCCGCCGTCGAGAACTGA
- a CDS encoding Rieske 2Fe-2S domain-containing protein: protein MSAGYRAIQWNRHKRVYDCVLSSAAVTYIIVFVGLGILLHSPPRQISLPILLMRALGTLAILLLHVILAIGPLARLDDRFAPFLYNRRHLGVSFFLVALMHAVVATVYYGGSGVRFPVSALVAGTGSFASLSGFPFELLGLLALLIFFLMAATSHDFWLANLSPRVWKRMHMLVYLGYAFVLFHVALGALQSERSPVFAVTLVIGAVALVVLHATAGVREWRKDARGVEASAANGWVDAGDVGDIPENGAKVVCLKGRGRVAVFRSGGTVSAVSNECAHQGGPLGEGRIIDGCITCPWHGYQYLPGNGQSPPPFTERIPTYEVRLHGRRIMLNPEALAPGTPVKPAVIPAHLAGGNP, encoded by the coding sequence GTGAGCGCGGGGTATCGGGCCATCCAGTGGAACCGCCACAAGCGGGTCTACGACTGCGTGCTGTCGTCCGCAGCGGTCACCTACATCATCGTTTTCGTGGGCTTGGGGATCCTGCTTCACTCGCCGCCGCGGCAGATCAGCCTGCCGATCCTGCTGATGCGGGCGCTGGGCACGCTGGCGATCCTCCTCCTGCACGTGATTCTCGCCATCGGACCGCTCGCTCGCCTCGACGACCGCTTCGCTCCCTTTCTCTACAACCGGCGCCACCTCGGCGTCTCATTCTTCCTCGTCGCGCTCATGCACGCCGTCGTTGCGACCGTCTACTACGGCGGCTCCGGGGTGCGGTTCCCGGTGTCGGCGCTCGTCGCTGGGACCGGTTCCTTCGCTTCCCTGAGCGGCTTTCCGTTCGAACTGCTGGGCCTGCTCGCGCTTCTCATCTTCTTCCTCATGGCGGCAACGAGCCACGACTTCTGGCTGGCGAACCTCTCGCCGCGTGTGTGGAAGCGGATGCACATGCTCGTCTACCTCGGCTATGCGTTCGTGCTGTTTCACGTCGCGCTCGGCGCGCTCCAGTCCGAGCGGAGCCCCGTCTTTGCCGTCACGCTGGTGATCGGGGCGGTGGCTCTTGTGGTCCTGCACGCTACGGCCGGCGTGCGCGAATGGCGGAAGGACGCGCGGGGCGTCGAGGCGAGCGCCGCGAACGGCTGGGTCGACGCGGGCGACGTGGGGGACATCCCTGAGAACGGCGCGAAGGTTGTCTGTCTCAAGGGTCGAGGCCGCGTCGCGGTGTTTCGCTCCGGCGGCACGGTTTCGGCCGTCTCGAACGAGTGCGCTCACCAAGGGGGGCCTCTCGGCGAGGGCAGGATCATCGACGGCTGCATCACCTGCCCGTGGCATGGGTACCAGTACTTGCCGGGCAACGGGCAAAGCCCACCCCCCTTCACGGAGCGAATTCCGACCTACGAGGTGCGCCTGCACGGTCGCCGGATCATGTTGAACCCCGAGGCGCTGGCCCCCGGGACTCCGGTCAAGCCGGCGGTGATTCCGGCGCACCTCGCGGGAGGCAATCCATGA
- a CDS encoding GMC family oxidoreductase yields MSERYDVIIIGTGAGGGTLLHALAGSGLRILVLERGGFLPREAQNHDEHAVFVKGRYLADDAWLDAEGREFRPYTHYWVGGNTKVYGAALLRLRESDFDEVVHHGGVSPAWPIGYDEMEPYYTRAERLFSVHGEAGVDPCEPRRSAPYPHPPVPMEPRMAELCEAFRSRGLRPFPCALGVRLRAGETRPSSRFDGYPDPTGSKADSEVVCVAAAARRPNVTLVTGAKAERLEASSSGREIRAVVVNRNGGAERYEADLFVVACGAVNSAALLLRSATLAHPRGLGNSSGQVGRNYMRHQNGLLIALTDEPHDSPFQKAFALTDFYRGDAGWPYPMGTVQLMGKPDSEYLSSLVGDRLPGVPREGIGRHTIDFFLTAEDLPDSGNRVTLAEDGRIRLECRDTNGEAYGRLLARFTRHLDAAMGAKSGRTTGRFHAHRRLGVEGVSHQCGTLRMGNDAATSVVDRDCKAHDLDNLYVADSAVFPSSGAVNPSLTIMANALRVGDRILERLGRAAAQAPAARGRALPA; encoded by the coding sequence ATGAGCGAGCGATACGACGTCATCATCATCGGGACGGGGGCGGGAGGCGGCACGCTGCTGCACGCGCTGGCCGGATCGGGGCTTCGGATCCTCGTGCTCGAGCGCGGGGGCTTCCTGCCTCGCGAGGCGCAGAACCACGACGAGCACGCGGTCTTTGTGAAGGGGCGCTATCTCGCTGATGACGCCTGGCTCGACGCGGAGGGGCGCGAGTTCCGCCCGTACACGCACTACTGGGTCGGCGGGAACACGAAGGTTTACGGCGCCGCGCTGCTGCGGCTGCGCGAGAGCGACTTTGACGAGGTCGTCCACCACGGGGGCGTCTCTCCCGCCTGGCCCATCGGCTACGACGAGATGGAACCGTACTACACGCGTGCTGAGCGGCTTTTCAGCGTCCATGGAGAAGCGGGCGTCGATCCCTGCGAGCCGCGCCGCTCCGCGCCGTACCCGCACCCTCCCGTCCCGATGGAACCGCGCATGGCGGAACTGTGCGAGGCCTTCAGGTCGCGGGGGCTTCGTCCGTTCCCCTGCGCGCTCGGTGTCCGCCTGCGCGCGGGCGAGACGCGACCTTCGAGCCGCTTCGACGGCTATCCAGATCCAACCGGATCGAAGGCGGACAGCGAGGTTGTGTGCGTGGCGGCCGCGGCGCGGCGTCCGAACGTCACGCTCGTGACCGGCGCAAAGGCCGAGCGGCTCGAAGCGAGCTCTTCGGGGCGTGAGATTCGCGCCGTTGTCGTGAACCGAAACGGCGGCGCCGAGCGGTATGAGGCGGACCTTTTCGTGGTGGCGTGCGGGGCGGTGAACTCCGCGGCGTTGCTCCTGCGATCCGCGACGCTTGCGCACCCACGGGGCTTGGGCAACTCGTCAGGCCAGGTCGGTCGGAACTACATGCGTCATCAGAACGGGCTGCTCATCGCCCTCACCGACGAACCGCACGATTCGCCGTTCCAGAAGGCCTTTGCCCTGACGGACTTCTACCGCGGCGATGCGGGCTGGCCGTACCCGATGGGGACTGTGCAACTGATGGGCAAGCCTGACTCCGAGTACCTGTCGTCGCTCGTCGGCGATCGGCTCCCCGGCGTGCCGCGTGAGGGAATCGGCCGGCACACGATCGATTTCTTCCTCACGGCCGAGGATCTGCCCGACTCTGGCAACCGTGTCACGCTCGCGGAGGACGGGCGCATCCGGCTCGAGTGCCGGGACACGAACGGGGAGGCGTACGGCCGACTTCTCGCGAGGTTCACCCGCCACCTTGACGCAGCGATGGGCGCGAAGTCCGGTCGCACGACGGGCCGGTTCCACGCGCACCGTCGCCTGGGCGTCGAGGGCGTCTCGCACCAGTGCGGGACGCTGCGCATGGGTAACGACGCGGCGACGAGCGTCGTGGACCGCGACTGCAAAGCCCACGACCTCGACAATCTGTACGTCGCTGATTCCGCCGTCTTTCCTTCGAGCGGCGCGGTGAACCCGTCGCTCACGATCATGGCCAACGCGCTCCGTGTCGGCGATCGCATCCTGGAACGTCTGGGCCGTGCCGCGGCGCAGGCGCCAGCAGCGCGAGGCCGTGCGCTCCCTGCCTGA
- a CDS encoding glyoxalase, whose amino-acid sequence MAEKAASAQVDDPPKALAVESIALTVADLDRSVEWYTRVLDCRLTDERELEGEEAERLLGVFGARVRVATLRLGEERLDLIDFVTPEGRPVPADSRGNDRWFQHVAIIVRDMEAAYARLRAHGVGQASSGPQTLPAWNAAAGGIRAFYFRDPDGHFLEVLDFPQGKGDPRWHAATSDLFLGIDHTAIVVDDTDASLRFYRDGLGMRVAGESENHGPEQERLNTVFGARLRITTLRADRGPAVELLEYLTPRDGRPYPLDSRANDLWHWHVGVRTERPAAWFRRARLFGALPVSPGAIDADLPDRDSGEALLLRDPDGHALLLFTDD is encoded by the coding sequence ATGGCCGAGAAGGCGGCGAGTGCGCAAGTGGACGACCCGCCGAAGGCTCTCGCGGTCGAATCGATCGCGCTGACCGTGGCTGATCTCGACCGGTCCGTCGAGTGGTACACGCGAGTGCTTGATTGCCGCCTCACGGACGAGCGAGAGCTGGAGGGCGAAGAGGCCGAACGATTGCTCGGTGTCTTCGGCGCGCGTGTCCGCGTCGCCACGCTGCGGCTGGGCGAGGAGCGGCTCGACCTGATCGACTTCGTCACGCCGGAGGGTCGGCCCGTTCCCGCGGACTCCCGGGGCAACGATCGCTGGTTCCAGCACGTCGCGATCATCGTCCGCGACATGGAGGCCGCCTACGCCAGGCTGCGTGCCCATGGTGTCGGGCAGGCTTCGAGCGGTCCCCAGACGCTCCCCGCCTGGAACGCGGCGGCGGGCGGCATCCGCGCGTTCTACTTCCGTGACCCCGACGGCCATTTTCTCGAGGTCCTTGACTTCCCGCAGGGCAAGGGTGATCCGCGCTGGCACGCCGCCACCTCCGACCTCTTTCTCGGCATCGATCACACGGCGATCGTCGTGGACGACACCGATGCGAGCCTCCGCTTCTACAGGGACGGCCTGGGCATGCGCGTCGCGGGCGAGAGCGAGAACCACGGGCCTGAGCAGGAACGCCTGAACACCGTCTTCGGTGCACGGCTGCGCATCACCACGCTCCGCGCGGACCGCGGGCCGGCGGTGGAGCTGCTCGAGTACCTGACGCCGCGCGACGGCCGCCCGTATCCGCTCGACTCGCGGGCGAACGATCTCTGGCACTGGCACGTCGGCGTGCGCACGGAACGGCCCGCGGCGTGGTTCCGGCGCGCCCGCCTGTTCGGAGCGTTGCCCGTTTCGCCCGGCGCGATCGACGCGGACCTTCCGGATCGGGACAGCGGCGAGGCGCTCCTGCTCCGCGACCCGGACGGGCACGCTTTGCTCCTTTTTACGGACGACTGA
- a CDS encoding SMP-30/gluconolactonase/LRE family protein: MMTWTMMTASLLAVMPASGPDLAPLVPKPRVILNLKTPEGAQAMSAEWRTADVHVLAAQGRSPDDDGRVTGMPWSALDLHPRIGSPDFDTVPWASVSPGELEHRRGSGKVSFQWYRLNLRIPDRVGELDPTGSTIILDLRIDDYAEVWVNGALPYRFAQTGGAVIAGWNASNRILLSSDARPGETFDVAIFAVNGPISEVPENFIWVRSAAVEVYANPRAVTPEAVSGSLVRYDPRLDSIIAPGTPVERIATGFVFTEGPVWDRQTGSLLFSDPNANTIYRWCSHGSVEVVRFPSGYAGADVAEYRQPGSNGLTFDNEGRLTINQHGNRRVIRLEHDGSETVLADRHHGRRLNSPNDLVYRSDGALYFTDPPFGLPRGYDDPARETPHFGVYRLDHAGLSLLTTSHRGPNGIAFNHKETVLYVGDWDERHKVVTAYPVLADGSLGEGTVFCDLTAEPGDEAIDGVKCDSRGNVYVCGPGGLWIFAADGTRLGLLRNTETPHNIAFGDPDGRTLYMTCHTGVYRVRLGVSGPMP, from the coding sequence ATGATGACATGGACCATGATGACAGCCTCGCTCCTCGCGGTCATGCCCGCGTCCGGGCCGGACCTCGCCCCGCTCGTGCCCAAGCCGCGCGTGATCCTCAACCTCAAGACCCCCGAGGGCGCACAGGCGATGTCGGCCGAGTGGCGAACGGCGGATGTCCACGTGCTCGCCGCGCAGGGCCGAAGTCCGGATGACGACGGCCGCGTGACGGGAATGCCTTGGAGCGCGCTCGATCTGCACCCTCGCATCGGCTCGCCGGACTTCGATACCGTGCCTTGGGCCTCCGTTTCCCCGGGCGAACTTGAGCATCGGCGTGGGTCGGGGAAGGTCTCGTTCCAGTGGTACAGGCTGAACCTCAGGATTCCGGATCGCGTGGGCGAGCTGGACCCGACCGGCTCCACCATCATTCTCGACCTTCGCATCGACGACTACGCTGAGGTCTGGGTCAACGGCGCTTTGCCGTACCGCTTTGCACAGACCGGCGGTGCGGTTATCGCGGGCTGGAACGCGTCGAATCGCATCCTCCTGTCCAGCGACGCCCGTCCAGGCGAGACCTTCGACGTCGCGATTTTCGCCGTGAACGGTCCGATCTCCGAGGTTCCAGAGAACTTCATCTGGGTGCGATCCGCCGCGGTCGAGGTGTACGCCAACCCCCGCGCGGTGACGCCCGAGGCGGTCTCGGGGTCGCTCGTGCGCTACGATCCCCGGCTCGATTCGATCATCGCGCCCGGCACGCCGGTCGAGCGCATCGCCACCGGTTTCGTTTTCACGGAGGGGCCGGTCTGGGACCGGCAGACCGGCTCGCTGCTCTTCAGCGATCCCAACGCGAACACGATCTACCGGTGGTGTTCGCACGGTTCGGTCGAGGTCGTGCGTTTCCCGAGCGGCTACGCGGGCGCGGACGTCGCCGAGTACCGCCAACCGGGGTCCAACGGTCTCACCTTCGACAACGAGGGTCGGCTCACGATCAACCAGCACGGCAACCGGCGCGTCATCCGTCTCGAGCACGACGGCTCAGAGACAGTCCTTGCGGATCGTCACCACGGCCGGAGGCTCAACAGCCCCAACGATCTCGTCTATCGCTCCGACGGCGCGCTCTACTTCACCGACCCGCCGTTCGGCCTGCCTCGTGGCTACGACGACCCAGCGCGTGAGACACCGCACTTCGGGGTGTACCGGCTCGACCACGCCGGCCTGAGCCTCCTCACCACCAGCCACCGAGGCCCGAACGGGATCGCGTTCAACCACAAGGAGACCGTCCTCTACGTCGGGGACTGGGACGAGCGGCACAAGGTTGTTACCGCGTATCCCGTCTTGGCCGACGGTTCGCTCGGCGAGGGGACGGTTTTCTGCGATCTGACCGCAGAGCCTGGCGACGAGGCCATCGACGGCGTCAAGTGCGACAGTCGCGGCAACGTCTATGTCTGCGGCCCGGGTGGCCTGTGGATCTTCGCTGCCGACGGCACGCGGCTCGGACTCCTCCGCAACACGGAGACGCCCCACAACATCGCCTTCGGCGACCCGGACGGGCGCACGCTCTACATGACGTGTCACACCGGAGTCTATCGAGTGCGACTGGGGGTCAGCGGCCCGATGCCGTAA
- a CDS encoding D-glycerate dehydrogenase codes for MTDSRDHAGSSAPVIAVTRRIPGAIRVEGAEVRIAGDKVLSPSELRDFARDASILVTMYTDRVDEALLEAAGPRLRGVCNFAVGVDNFDFGACRRRGVVVTNTPDAVTEGTADMAWALALAAARRVVEGDRFARSGDWKRHGPLGMAEFMGLDFTGRTLLIVGAGRIGFATALRSRGWGMRVLYVARSRHWEFELAPLAAQRVSLEDGLAKADLVSVHVPLTPETRHIIDARAIGLMKPTAILVNTARGPVVDEAALASALKERRIWGAGLDVFEREPEVHPDLPGLDNVVMTPHLGSAAVRYREMMTEMVAENARAILAGREPPNRVC; via the coding sequence ATGACGGATTCACGAGACCACGCCGGTTCATCCGCCCCCGTGATCGCGGTTACTCGACGCATTCCCGGGGCGATCCGCGTCGAGGGCGCGGAGGTTCGTATCGCGGGGGACAAGGTCTTGTCGCCCAGCGAGTTGCGCGATTTCGCCCGGGATGCCTCGATCCTGGTCACCATGTACACGGACCGCGTGGACGAGGCGCTGCTTGAAGCGGCGGGGCCGCGGTTGCGCGGGGTCTGCAACTTCGCGGTAGGCGTGGACAACTTCGACTTCGGGGCGTGTCGGCGGCGTGGCGTCGTCGTGACGAACACCCCCGACGCGGTCACCGAAGGCACCGCCGACATGGCCTGGGCCTTGGCGCTCGCCGCGGCCCGGAGGGTGGTCGAGGGGGATCGGTTCGCACGGTCGGGCGATTGGAAGCGCCACGGACCGCTGGGCATGGCCGAGTTCATGGGTCTGGATTTCACGGGCCGGACCCTGCTGATCGTCGGAGCTGGCCGGATCGGGTTCGCGACTGCGCTTCGCTCCCGGGGCTGGGGGATGCGCGTCCTGTACGTCGCCCGGTCGCGTCACTGGGAGTTCGAACTCGCCCCGCTCGCCGCCCAGCGGGTTTCGCTCGAAGACGGGCTTGCGAAGGCGGACCTCGTGAGCGTTCACGTGCCGTTGACGCCAGAGACCCGGCACATCATCGACGCTCGTGCGATCGGGCTGATGAAGCCCACCGCGATCCTCGTGAACACCGCCCGCGGCCCGGTGGTGGACGAGGCCGCGCTGGCGTCCGCCTTGAAGGAACGCCGGATTTGGGGGGCGGGGCTTGACGTTTTCGAGCGAGAGCCGGAGGTGCATCCCGACCTGCCGGGCCTGGACAACGTGGTGATGACGCCGCACCTGGGCAGCGCGGCCGTCCGGTACCGCGAGATGATGACGGAGATGGTCGCTGAGAACGCGCGGGCGATCCTGGCGGGGCGTGAGCCGCCGAACCGGGTGTGTTGA